ATTCGTCCGTTCATGTAAAGACGTACAGCGCATTTTAtggttatcctttttttttaaaacattgaCTCGGacgggacaaaaaaaaaaaaaaaaaaaagttggtaCATCCTTACTCAGGGAGAGGGGTATACACAGTTGCGCTGCCGTTATGTGTTCATCATCAAAGTTGACACTTGAGCAcctgtgtgtgtttttccccccccgcccattaagaaaaaaatcctatGTTCGTCGAAATCATGtcgtttatgtttttccaaAGGGTGTCCCTTTTCTCTACTAGCCTGATAAACagcttcgttttgttttcataTATAAGTTGCGTTTCGAGGGCGACCTGCATAGTGGGTCCCATTGAGAGGGAGTGGGCGAGGTGTGCGTGGAGGTGTgcatattccttttttgtaacttgTCATGGGGGGGGTAACTCCGTGTTGAgatgccttttttcccactcTCGTACACACACTGCGCGTACAGGGGGACAGTCGCAACAAGACGCAGGCCTTACCTTGGCAAAGTACGGATTGCAAAACACAACGAGGTAATTGTTTTCCTGCATGAAGGACGGAATTTTCTCGACCTTTATGACTGGTCCAATCCACTgcatgaaatttttacacTCGTTAATGGTCGTCTTCTGTGGGAAGTTGCACACGACGATGGTGGAGTCTTCGTCGAAGTCTTTCGGCTGCGGGGGGGGATTGGCGTGGGTGAGTGCCTGATTGGAGTGAGTGCTTGATTGGCGTGGGTGACGTGAGTGCCTGATTGGCGTGCGGGCCTGATTGGTGTCCTTTTTACGCGCGCCCGCCCCTGCCTTACCGCGTACACATTGGTCAGCTTCCGTTCCGATAAGTTGGACGCGTTCTTCGACTGAGTGACCTTCCGCTTCTGCAGCTCAACGGTCCGCAGCTTGCGGTAAGAAGGGTCCATCGTTGGAGgggtgggggggggagcaaagGGAGagatgcaaaagggggagtcAAACTGGAGGAAAACATTTCCGTGTAAACAGCCCCTTAacgctttattttattttgctttattttgctttattttgttttgcttcattttttttgccgtcccgatttgcaatttttttctcttcctcctttttccctaAAATTCACGCATTCGCGCTGATCTCTGTTCCTCCGATTTGGTACGTTTTCGCGAGTAAAATAGGTGCTGCTGTTGCGTGTGCAGTTgagcaaatggaaaaaaaaaaaaaaaaacttacacTTATACTTACACTTGGGGAGTGTATGGGGGGAGGTTACATAATTACGTAGGAGTATACAAATGGCAgctttaaaaattgtcataatGATTTTGTGGAAAATGGTTCGCTATTTGAgaagggaaagggaaaaaattgcttccatCTCCACGCAGACTGTTATATTGGCAGCTGTGCTGGCTGTCGTAATGGTGCTCCCCGCGCAATCCTACTGATGGTCTTTTTGCTCCTCCTGGCACCCCTCGCATGTTGAATCCTTTTTTGGGGACGTCATTTGGGCCGCCACACAAgggggagtttttttttttttttttttttttttttttccactttcaCCAATACATATATCCGTACAGTTGTCTTTTGTTAAAGCAGAAAATAGAGACCCCCCCTCCGCTATGCCCAAAGGTGAGTCATTTGGCTGAGACAAATGGGATGCaattaatacaaaattggaGAAAGGGAAGTATCCTTTGGGGTTTTAACACACAGCATGCAAACCTGTCCGTTTATCCTTCTCATGAATAAATacatggcattttttttttttacctgggttaatattattacaaCTGGTTTGGAGAGaatttcccctctttttgcGGGATGCCACGTGGGGGGGCATATCAAAAGGTGCGAATTGTCGGCGTTCGTCGTCCGTTCTGTTGGATGCCGTCTGTTCTGTTGGATGCCGTCTGTTCTGTTGGATGCCGTCTGTTCTGTTGGATGCCGTCTGTTCTGTTGGATGCCGTCCGTTCTGTTGCCTGTCGCCCGTTCTGTTGGCTAGTCGCCCGTTCTGTTGGCTAGTCGTCCGTTCTGTTGGCTAGTCGCCCCTCCTGTTTGCTCACCTGCGCATTTCCTCCAACCGCATCGTCAAAAATGAGAGGGCCGCTCAGTGTAAAGACGCACGTGGGGCACTTCCCCCCAAGATGGCTACGTCCGGTTGGCATTCCACGCGGGGACGTAACTACACCTGCCGCTTGTCTCCCTTCGCCGCATTTGCCTTCATGGAAGCATTAACAGATAGCATTTGTTTCCATGCGTCCCTAGGGAGAGTACTTCCCCATGTAGTAACCATCATATCAGTCCTCACCGCCACAAGGGACAATCTCTACTTTGGAGGATGATCCCCTTCACTGACCTCCCTGTGGAAAGGATTCCCTCTCTTTACTCTCCATGCAGAATAACCGAAGCGATCACGAAAATGGCAGGTTATCATTttagctaatttttttttttttgctataaatttttttaatatgcatCCGAATAGAATAAATGCTGTGTTTGTTAATTATGAGTGAANNNNNNNNNNataatttttacaaccaTACGTTCGTGCGCTGGTCAGTGGCTGGGGAGCGCGCCATGCGAGCAGGCGCACAAGCGCGTGTAGGTACGCAgggcacatatatacacgggtaaaaaaaaagtaaagcgCTGGATGTAGGGGGAGTGTTTCACGTGGAAAGCCCcctttgcaaaatggagatttaaaaaaaaaagcacgtGGGTGGGGTATGCAGGGGGCACGTTGAATGTTTGCGCTGGCATCCGACTGCTATTTGGTTGCTTGGTTGTTACTTGGTTACTACTTCGCTGCTACTTGGCCGCTACTTGGCCGCTACTTCGTTACTACTTCGTTGCTATTTCGTTACTACTTCGCCGCTACTTCGCTGCTACTTGACCGCTAACCTGCAGCCGCGCGGTCGGCCCCCTCCCGACAACTCTTGGGAATAACTATAAAACTGGCGACAAAacagatttttaaaaaaaaattttaaaaaacaaaaaaaaggcacacacacaggggggggaggggcgcaGCAAACGACGCACACATGGACTCATACAGGCACAGACGCAGACAGGAGAATGAACGAAGGCGCAAATGGAAGACTCACACAAGCATGCAGACACACACACGGGTATAAACAGATACAGATACACACACAGATATATACAGATATACACAAAGATATATACAGATACACACGCAGATATATACAGATACACAGAGGAGGGAGAGGGACAAGGAGATACATATCACACTGATGCACACGGGGCCGGGGGGCGCGCACGGCTACAGGCCATTTTCGCAGTCGTTTATTTGTCTTCTTCCGCGCCGCTGGCTCAGGCCTTGGCCTTGTTGGGTTTCGGGGCTCTCTGTTGGTCGTTCGGCTTGAAGGCCGTCAATTTGTCCTCAATTTCTAAAAAAgagttgggaaaaaaaagggggtagccATATAGAGGGGGGGGCAAAACAGTAACTTAATATTATTTGCTGGGCACCGAGGGGGGAGGTGCACCCGTTCGATGTGTGCGGAGGGGGGTTGATCCATGGCGACgcctctctctctctccctatatacatatatacatataggtACATATGTATCTGTCTATTTATCTCTCTCCGCTTCGCTCCGACAGGCACACGCCGCTGATGCCGCTGATGCcgctaacaccgctaacGCTGCTAACACCGCTAACGCCGCTGACCCCGCTTACCCTTAATCTTGCCGGTCAGGTCTGCCCTCCTGTTTTCCACATTCTTGACGCTCTCGTCCCGCTTGGTCTCGTAAAActcccgcttctccaccAACTTGGTGATACAGGAATCGACCTCGTCATAGCTGACGGGGGGGCTTATGCCCGCCGTGACGAAGTAGCAAAGGATATTCATATCGagtttgaaaattttatgcttgtccttctttcctttgcttttctttccttcgtTCTTCCCTTTACCAGCCGCATCATCACCTGCCTGCTTCTGCTTATCCGCGTCCTGCACATCTCCATTAACCTTCTTTGCAGCAGAGTTGCTTTGCTGCTTCTTTGCCTCATCCAACTTGGTTTCTTCTTGTATTTTCTTAAGATAAACGAGCATATTTTCAATCAAAGCTAGCTCTTCCCTATAAGGCAACAGATCTATATCTTCGAGTTCCTTCTCCAGCGACTGTTTCTCTATTTcgagattttttctttccctgtcttctttcattttttgttgtttagCTTGCAGTAGattaattttgtaactcCTATACTGCTGTCTCTTCTCCTCCATTTCAACTGTTAGATTTCTTCTCTCAATAAAATagctattcatt
The window above is part of the Plasmodium cynomolgi strain B DNA, chromosome 11, whole genome shotgun sequence genome. Proteins encoded here:
- a CDS encoding hypothetical protein (putative), with the protein product MDPSYRKLRTVELQKRKVTQSKNASNLSERKLTNVYAPKDFDEDSTIVVCNFPQKTTINECKNFMQWIGPVIKVEKIPSFMQENNYLVVFCNPYFAKVALETQLIYENKTKLFIRLVEKRDTLWKNINDMISTNIGFFS
- a CDS encoding hypothetical protein (putative); its protein translation is MTEAEKIKVEKPDFDAYNEKLGSISESIDQVKKKIENLQKEIKVANKGKEEFNKKKKDIVTRIDGVQQEIDKLENERRKILDEMEKKQQHKKELKVNAQNMKKQIGFLNEEDIEKKIKEIENKLMTSTISIKEEKLLINQIQALNKNKPLLSSYSKMENEASKYDDETIVPLKSRMDSIREQINKLRNEKRNERNKLKELQNSYQEKNSKLNELNNLRDSYSKKMNSYFIERRNLTVEMEEKRQQYRSYKINLLQAKQQKMKEDRERKNLEIEKQSLEKELEDIDLLPYREELALIENMLVYLKKIQEETKLDEAKKQQSNSAAKKVNGDVQDADKQKQAGDDAAGKGKNEGKKSKGKKDKHKIFKLDMNILCYFVTAGISPPVSYDEVDSCITKLVEKREFYETKRDESVKNVENRRADLTGKIKEIEDKLTAFKPNDQQRAPKPNKAKA